From a region of the Ficedula albicollis isolate OC2 chromosome 1A, FicAlb1.5, whole genome shotgun sequence genome:
- the LOC101808513 gene encoding histone H2B 1/2/3/4/6, whose translation MPEPAKSAPAPKKGSKKAVTKTQKKGDKKRKKSRKESYSIYVYKVLKQVHPDTGISSKAMGIMNSFVNDIFERIAGEASRLAHYNKRSTITSREIQTAVRLLLPGELAKHAVSEGTKAVTKYTSSK comes from the coding sequence ATGCCCGAGCCGGCCAAGTCCGCCCCCGCGCCCAAGAAGGGCTCCAAGAAGGCGGTGACCAAGACGCAGAAGAAAGGCGACAAGAAGCGCAAGAAGAGCCGCAAGGAGAGCTACTCCATCTACGTGTACAAGGTGCTGAAGCAGGTGCACCCCGACACGGGCATCTCGTCCAAGGCCATGGGCATCATGAACTCCTTCGTCAACGACATCTTCGAGCGCATCGCCGGCGAGGCGTCGCGCCTGGCGCACTACAACAAGCGCTCCACCATCACGTCGCGGGAGATCCAGACGGCCGtgcggctgctgctgcccggcGAGCTGGCCAAGCACGCCGTGTCCGAGGGCACCAAGGCTGTCACCAAGTACACCAGCTCCAAGTAG